A region from the Spirochaeta thermophila DSM 6192 genome encodes:
- the lspA gene encoding signal peptidase II, producing the protein MKRTFTRYLPFTLTVLIAALDQFTKYLVVTRIPYHRVGWSFGGDLVRIIHTTNKAGAFSLGRTLPEPVRIFLFLFVPVVLLVGILVYFFRSDELSSLQRWALAGILGGGVGTLIDRFFRDAGVVDFIDVKFFGIFGLERWPTFNIADASIVVCSLILLVSFFIEMRKDSKERDHEQEA; encoded by the coding sequence ATGAAGCGGACGTTCACGCGATACCTTCCCTTCACGCTCACGGTGCTGATCGCCGCACTCGACCAGTTCACGAAGTATCTGGTGGTCACACGGATACCCTATCACAGGGTGGGCTGGTCGTTCGGCGGCGATCTCGTCCGTATCATCCACACCACGAACAAGGCCGGAGCCTTCAGTCTGGGGCGGACCCTTCCCGAGCCCGTGAGGATCTTCCTCTTCCTTTTCGTCCCCGTGGTCTTGCTGGTGGGGATCCTGGTCTATTTCTTCCGGTCGGACGAGCTTTCCTCGCTCCAGCGATGGGCCCTTGCGGGTATCTTGGGGGGGGGTGTGGGCACCCTCATCGACCGCTTCTTCAGGGATGCGGGGGTCGTGGATTTCATAGACGTGAAGTTCTTCGGCATCTTCGGCCTGGAGCGGTGGCCCACGTTCAATATCGCCGACGCCTCGATCGTGGTGTGCTCCCTCATCCTCCTGGTCTCTTTCTTCATCGAGATGCGAAAAGATTCAAAGGAGCGAGATCATGAACAAGAAGCTTAA
- a CDS encoding Nif3-like dinuclear metal center hexameric protein gives MAHTVGEVSKYLEELLEIGKYSSFDASLNGLQVGDAARPVSRIAYAVDACQEAARRAHEAGADLLVVHHGLFWGDPVPLVGPRYRMLSLLVESSLSLFAAHLPLDAHPEVGNNARLAALLGLSETRPFGWYRGVPLGVWGTLEHPVSVHDLLGRFPGVNEAVTLLPFGPEEIRTVGVVSGSASSVVEEAVSLGLDAFITGEVHHSAYYPAQEGGVTVAGIGHYRSETVGPLALKERVERDLGIEGFFIDLPTGL, from the coding sequence ATGGCACACACGGTGGGTGAGGTCTCGAAGTATCTCGAAGAACTTCTGGAGATAGGGAAGTACTCCTCCTTCGATGCATCGCTCAACGGTCTCCAGGTGGGTGATGCCGCGAGGCCGGTTTCCCGTATCGCCTATGCCGTGGATGCCTGTCAAGAGGCGGCGAGGCGGGCCCATGAGGCGGGAGCAGACCTCCTCGTGGTCCACCACGGTCTCTTCTGGGGAGACCCCGTCCCGCTGGTGGGGCCGAGATACAGGATGCTCTCGCTTCTGGTGGAATCCTCCCTCTCTCTCTTCGCGGCGCACCTCCCCCTGGATGCCCACCCCGAGGTGGGGAACAACGCGCGTCTCGCCGCACTCCTGGGTCTTTCGGAGACACGTCCTTTCGGGTGGTATCGCGGTGTCCCTCTCGGGGTGTGGGGGACCCTGGAACATCCGGTTTCTGTACACGATCTCCTCGGGCGGTTCCCCGGGGTGAACGAGGCGGTGACCTTGCTCCCCTTCGGTCCCGAGGAGATCCGGACGGTGGGGGTGGTCTCGGGATCGGCCTCTTCCGTGGTGGAGGAAGCCGTGAGCCTCGGGCTGGATGCGTTCATCACAGGAGAGGTGCACCATTCGGCTTACTATCCGGCGCAGGAGGGGGGCGTCACTGTGGCGGGCATAGGGCACTATCGCTCGGAGACGGTGGGACCCCTCGCCCTCAAGGAGCGGGTCGAGAGGGACCTGGGAATCGAGGGGTTCTTCATAGATCTTCCCACGGGACTTTGA
- a CDS encoding glycosyltransferase family 4 protein — protein sequence MKKVVVLSVHSPLGRTGEEIFEEHMLYSLRDWGYEVRVLRLGQVPGAWRSLVAGFVEALAGRIERILSLLRPEVVIIQEPLLPLFWSGASRTLWRRYRACGILSRLDFSPEGSLLHQEVLARLKVSAATALSGLVCAHPRIVERVEERCGTKCRVELIPPGFDRLHGRMTELDVKRKAFSDTFEILWVGNVVPHKGLDVLLDALFHLSQQGVRGWHCTIVGSLAVDPSYVLRIQEEISAMGLSRRVDLVGRVDDLSLMDHFERAHTVVLMSNRPEMGLVCGEGLGWGVVPVGSSLLGLREWLPDDVGVWLKPSDARGLYEVLSSWIKRRSGFLDYSLRAYETASSLPSWRKSMDRLRSFLGVVGRTSQ from the coding sequence GTGAAAAAGGTGGTGGTGCTTTCCGTCCATTCTCCCCTTGGAAGGACCGGGGAGGAGATCTTCGAAGAACACATGCTCTATTCACTGAGGGACTGGGGATACGAGGTGAGGGTGCTGAGGTTGGGGCAGGTGCCGGGTGCGTGGAGGAGTCTCGTTGCGGGTTTCGTGGAGGCCCTCGCAGGGAGGATCGAGCGGATCCTCTCTCTCCTTCGTCCCGAAGTAGTGATCATCCAGGAGCCCCTCCTGCCCCTCTTCTGGTCCGGTGCGTCCAGGACCCTCTGGAGACGGTACCGGGCCTGCGGGATCCTCTCGAGGCTCGACTTCTCTCCCGAGGGAAGTTTGCTCCACCAGGAAGTGCTCGCCCGGCTCAAGGTTTCCGCGGCGACCGCTTTGAGTGGGCTCGTCTGTGCCCATCCCCGCATCGTGGAGCGCGTCGAGGAGCGCTGTGGGACGAAGTGCCGGGTGGAGCTCATCCCTCCTGGGTTCGACCGTCTCCACGGGAGGATGACCGAACTCGATGTGAAGCGGAAGGCCTTTTCCGACACCTTCGAGATACTCTGGGTCGGTAACGTGGTTCCCCACAAGGGTCTCGATGTCCTCCTCGACGCCCTCTTCCATCTCTCGCAGCAGGGGGTGAGAGGGTGGCACTGTACCATCGTGGGGTCCCTCGCGGTGGATCCCTCCTATGTCCTTCGTATCCAAGAGGAGATCTCGGCCATGGGCCTTTCGAGGCGCGTGGACCTGGTGGGGAGGGTGGACGATCTCTCGCTCATGGACCATTTCGAGAGGGCGCATACAGTCGTCCTCATGAGCAACCGGCCGGAGATGGGCCTGGTATGTGGAGAGGGCCTCGGATGGGGGGTGGTGCCTGTGGGGAGCTCCCTCCTGGGGCTCCGGGAGTGGCTTCCCGATGATGTCGGAGTGTGGTTGAAACCCTCCGATGCGAGGGGACTGTACGAGGTCCTTTCTTCCTGGATCAAGAGGAGATCGGGATTCCTCGATTACTCGCTTCGGGCCTACGAAACAGCTTCCTCGCTCCCCTCGTGGCGGAAGAGTATGGATCGTCTCCGTTCCTTCCTGGGCGTCGTGGGACGCACTTCCCAATAG
- a CDS encoding SOS response-associated peptidase family protein, giving the protein MLGCGVCVRLSLTMERDAVEEALGTSLPEGFPSGFSHVCAYTRPKVGVLFHRRRSVLPGVARWGLVILQGAGRETVVPNARWETLSERPLFRRLLERGERCVLVVDGFYETLRRYGVVYPLYCRKRAGGLFFLAGLLDVGEGRGKASRCVVLTRSPRRGERGLFPWPRVPCILEQGELGSWIMEGRLTSEGPFLDEYEVYPVRDHILKDPSYRGADATTPFRYSGLESPDLFDEKRS; this is encoded by the coding sequence ATGCTAGGATGTGGTGTGTGCGTGAGGCTCTCGTTGACGATGGAGCGGGATGCGGTGGAGGAAGCCCTGGGGACGTCCCTCCCGGAGGGATTTCCCTCGGGCTTCTCTCACGTGTGTGCCTATACGCGCCCCAAGGTGGGAGTGTTGTTCCACCGGCGAAGGTCCGTGCTGCCGGGAGTCGCCCGGTGGGGGCTCGTGATCCTGCAGGGAGCCGGGCGCGAAACCGTGGTGCCGAACGCGCGGTGGGAAACCCTCTCTGAGAGACCCCTCTTCAGGCGGCTCCTGGAGAGGGGGGAACGCTGCGTCCTGGTGGTGGATGGGTTCTACGAGACCCTCCGGCGGTACGGCGTGGTCTATCCGCTCTATTGCCGTAAGCGGGCGGGTGGTCTCTTCTTCCTCGCGGGCCTGCTGGATGTGGGGGAGGGACGCGGGAAGGCGTCGAGATGTGTGGTGCTCACCCGATCCCCGCGGAGGGGGGAGCGTGGCCTTTTCCCGTGGCCGAGGGTGCCTTGCATCCTGGAGCAGGGGGAACTCGGTTCCTGGATCATGGAGGGGCGCCTCACATCCGAGGGACCCTTCCTCGATGAGTATGAAGTGTATCCCGTACGCGATCACATATTGAAGGACCCCTCCTATCGGGGAGCCGATGCGACGACTCCTTTCCGGTACAGCGGGCTTGAGTCACCCGATCTTTTTGACGAAAAAAGGAGTTGA
- a CDS encoding HDIG domain-containing metalloprotein — MSHIPTRDEAWGLLTAHIESENLRRHCLAVAAVMEHFAKKMGEPPDKWYIIGLVHDLDYERHPDRHCEVTPIILREAGWPEDYIRAILSHGWKRVTDVEPVHPMEKVLFTVDELTGLIAATALVRPSRSILDLTPKSVKKKWKEKSFSAGVDRGLIEEGARMLGMELSELIAETIEGMKPVAASIGLEGNPATPSS; from the coding sequence ATGAGCCACATACCCACGAGGGACGAGGCGTGGGGCCTCCTCACCGCCCACATCGAATCGGAGAACCTCAGGCGGCACTGCCTCGCGGTCGCTGCGGTGATGGAGCACTTCGCGAAGAAGATGGGTGAACCTCCGGACAAGTGGTACATCATCGGTCTCGTCCATGACCTGGATTACGAAAGGCATCCGGATCGTCACTGTGAGGTGACCCCGATCATCCTCCGTGAAGCGGGGTGGCCGGAAGACTACATCCGCGCGATCCTCAGCCACGGCTGGAAGAGGGTGACCGACGTGGAACCCGTGCACCCCATGGAGAAGGTGCTCTTCACGGTGGACGAACTCACGGGACTCATCGCCGCCACCGCCCTCGTGAGGCCCTCCCGCTCCATCCTCGACCTCACCCCGAAATCGGTGAAGAAGAAGTGGAAGGAGAAGAGCTTCTCGGCCGGGGTGGACAGGGGACTCATCGAGGAAGGGGCCCGGATGCTGGGGATGGAACTCTCCGAACTCATCGCGGAGACCATCGAAGGCATGAAGCCTGTGGCGGCTTCGATCGGACTCGAGGGAAACCCGGCGACACCTTCTTCATGA